The nucleotide sequence AATATGCTCAGCAGAACACAAGTGGTTCTTAGGCATCTGAAACATGCTATAACTAGGCCAAATTAAGACCAATTGAAGCCTTGGAGCTGTACTAATTTTCAGGGTTGTCGAGGAGAACAATATGCAGGTGTTTTGAGAGTTTATTTAGGTCACGGGCCAGGACTTCTCTGTGGTAAACATTTCAACACTCCCTGCCAAGCCtgccataataacaacaacaacacttcattTCTTGCACCCCGCCCTTCTGagtgggttccccagccactctgggcagcttccaagagaGGATGGGTGTCAGTTTGGCATTCTGTGGTACAAGTGTTCAAGGCATGCACCTGTCTCATGTGCTCCAGAGTGGTGTGAGCAGCAACACACtgggtagaccataaacttgacatgagtcaaccgtgtgatgcagcagctaaaaaagccaatgcaattctgggctgcatcaataggagtatagcatctagatcaaggggggtaatagtaccactgtattccgctctggtcagacctctcctggaatactgtgtccagttctgggcaccacagttcaagaaggatactgacaagctggaacgtgtccagaggagggcaaccaaaatggtccaaggcctggaaacgatgccttatgaggaatggcttagggagctgggtatgtttagcctggagaagagaaggttaaggggggatatgatagccatgttcaaatatataaaaggatgtcatatagaggagggagaaaggttgttttctgctgctccagagaagcggacacggggcaatggattcaaactacaagaaagaagattccacctaaacattaggaagaacttcctaacagtgagagctgttggacagtggaatttgctgccaaggagggtggtggagtctccttctttggaggtctttaagcggaggcttgacagccatctgtcaggaatgctttgatggtgtttcctgcttggcagggggttggactggatggcccttggggtctctcccaactctaggattctatgggtGACACTCTTGCTTTGGGAAAGtagcccttcctccttccctccatttCCCTTGCTGTCATCTGCACCAGAGCTTGGCTTAACTGCCTGTGATTTCCCTCTTCCCGTTGCAGTTTCCTCCAGTGAACCTGAAGATCAACGGGTTTGATTTCATCCCGGGGCAGCTGCCGGCAGAAAGCCTGGAGTCCATCGACGAGACCCTGCAGATCTTCCACCAGGTCCTCTCCAGCCTCCCTTTGGAGGCCCCCGTGGCGCAAATCTCCAACGATGTGGAGAACCTCCGCAGCCTCCTTCAGATGCTGGGCTCCCACCTGGGCTGCCTGCTCCGCAGACCTTCTGCGGCCGACAACCTGGGCAACCTCACAGAGCTGATGACCGTCTCCCCGTACACGACAGCCGTGGTGACCTTGGACCGACTCCACAAGTGCCTGGAAAGCATCGCAAAGTACCTGGACCACGTTCAGAACTGCTAGGGGGTGTGTGCAAACGCACAGAGTCTCTTGTTTTCCTGGCTGGGTCAAATGACACTTACgcaagaagcaaaaaaaaaaaaaaaaacccctcaggtTACGATATCTGTGATGACAGCAAAAACAGCCTCGGAGCAAAACAGTCACACATTTACTTGCACCAGGAACTGATCTGCGAATGTTCTTGGACAATCACTGTGTTCCCGGGCATCCTCTCTCAGGGTAGACTTGACTcaagtttgggggcagctcagtTTGCGGGGAGGGACGGGGAGTCACTCGATTGTGCCTGGTTGTGGTTTGCATGAATGGGAATCCTAGAAGCGTAGCTTTGGCAGGGACCCCTAGAGTCATCAAGTCGAAACCCAGGAGCTAAGGagctcctgacagatggccagtcAGCATCCATTCCACTGTTAAATGGTTCTTAGCAtcaggaagtccttcctaatgttttgtttgaatctccttccttgtcatttgaattcaATGGTTCAGGTCTTcctctccagagcagcagaaaactagcttgctccaTGTGAGATGCGTGGTTCAAAAGGGGGCACTCCCTATCCTTTGGAGGGGcttccatttttttcatttcGGAGGGTCGGTTTGGCTCTCTCATGCTCTCTGGTGAGACTCAGGTCAGGCAAAGTGAGAGacgaccccccacccccaagaaaccCGAATGCCAGGACACAGGAGCAGAAGTTGTTCCTCAGTAGCCCTGCAGGGAACCCCACAGCCCTCTTCTTCACTGCCTGAACAGAGCCTCCAGCGACACAGAGCTCTTCAGCGGGGCAaggcagggcagggtggggctGGTTCAGATTtctatgggtggggggggggtgagttgctTTTGGATAGGTTCGAGGTTACCGGTATatactgcaacaacaacaaaagaggagCGACCTATTTGGAGAGCAGATCCCGCTGTTAACTTTCCAGACCTCGGAATAACTAACGTAGCCATATCACCCACGTGGATCGAAATTAAGCAAAACTTGGGTTTTTGTCTTTGGCACACAGGGAAGCCAGGGCTTCCTTCTCATTCTTCGGAATCACTCCTGGGAAAACGACACTTTGGTGCATGTAATGACAAAACccacaatttaatttaattttttttagttaatGTTATTTCCAGCAAAATGCAGCCTCGGgtaggggaggggtgtgtgtgtgtctttgtgtggtTTTGAGCCCAGCAGCAGGGCAAGCCAGGGGGTGTGAGCGTGGGAATGCTGAGTGATTCCCAGTCACCGTTTCACGCAGAACATGCCCTTGCCGCTCACCCAGGGCCCGGATTCATGTTTACGAAGGAAGACACGTTAATAAGCAACAGGGCATTAGACGCAAGCCGCCCCAGACTTTCCACTTCAGAGGCCGAATTCCtcgtggaatcatagaatgggaGAATCATGTGGTCCCAACCCGCTGAAAGAAGCAGGGATCGCGGCTGAATTATCCCTGGCAGGAGGCCAACCAGCCTTTGCTTTTAAACTTCCACcagcttctgagggagtccgttgtGCTGCCAGGCAGCTCTTCCCATCAGAATGTTCTTCTCCTGCAGATCGAGATTCCAGGAAATGCCCACCTCGTGGTTTGTGGGAGACTTCACTTCCCATGTGCAAAGTGCCTGCCTTCAGTTCCCCTCAGTCAAGTTTTTGGAACAATGGGGAAGCCTTCAAAATGTGCTCAGCAGAGGTAAAGGATTCAGGGGGGGGGTGAGTATCCACattacaagcagcagcagcagcaccccaccccctttcctactGCTTTCAACCCTCTGAGAAAAACGATTGCAAAGGGCCTATCAGCTgcaaggcagggggttggactagatgacccctgggtcccttccaacctacAGTTCTAGGATACTAAGGCAAGTGGCACAAAGGAGGTGGAGAGGAGCTTGACAGCTTCCCCGCCAAGTGGGGCATCCCTCCTGTGATTCTGCAGCAGGCGGTTTTCCTGCATCCGccgagggttgggctggatgtcCTTTGGGGATCCCTTCTGATTCCGTGATGGCTCTTAAAGCTGTAGCGAGTGGGAAACGGATGGGCCCCATTGCAAACCTGCCTGCCTCAGTCTCTCCCTCATCTTGGTGCTCGTGGATTCGAGCAcagctggctgggggcaaccaGGGCTTCACCTCTGACTCtcgcaaggagggaggaggcctCTGTGCCTTTGCACACGAGGTGCCCTTGTCTGACTCCCTTCCCTTTGAGGCAGGGGGAGATCCCCTCCTCCGCCTCCCTGCGTCTGCTCTCAGCACCTGGGGGTTTCGGTGCAAGGATGGGCGGGAGGAATTCCTAGTCAAGGGAGCAGCTAAGGTGCTGTGCTGTGATTTCTTAGAAAGAGCCTTTTTACAACTCCCCCATTTCCCCTTAGGTGGCATTTCAGTTGCAAGACCAAAACGTTTTTTCTGAGGGTGTGATGGGTCATTCAGGGTGCTGCATTCCTTCCCAGCTCTGTGAGCTGGAGGGCTCtcttgctggggtgtgtgtgtgtgtgtgtcttgtgggGAGGGCTGCTGTGAAAGACTCAAGTCAGGAAGAGAGCAGGGGAGCTTCCGAAGCAGACCCGAGAAAGCCTCCGTACTGTTAAACTCGCCcttcttatttattttcattttccattacGACGTTTGTTGAcaatttttgcttttctttctgtatctggagtaatatttatattttataaaaatgTGCTGCATTTTGAATAGTGGCGGGTTTTTGCTTTGCTTGCTGGCCCCCAGGatccttgccggggggggggggagcctgcatTTCTTTCTGGCGGGTGGTCATGGGTGGagcagggaaaaggaaaaggaggaggagaacattgACACATCCAGGGTAAATATATGAGCTTGGGGTGCGATTCccacctgcactcagctctcacctgtggctcctggaagctgtcagcgtgtgacagtggccacaatcCCGGGAaacggcttcgactggccggctaaaccaggtgaataTAGCCAAGGGGCCCCTTACCTttggtgagttaggggcttcccctaCATGTGAAGACAGAATCTGGCAGATGGAGCAGAGGAGACCAAGAGTGGATGCAACGGTCAAGAAGTCGGTTTCTACATGAGATGCAGAGGGAAATGAAGGCCAgttggggctcatcaacctgggaagggagcccattaaggagaaggaaaactctggtcctaaatctCCGCTGCCTTTCTCATCACAAAGGCTTCGGGAGTAAATCCTGAGTAAAAAATCCAtatccactgccttgtgggacatcttcagcaggaaaaaaaggctaaggagtaaaccagaccaggggcgtcgctggggggggggtgtggtacgccccgggtgccaggggagggggggtgacaagcggcggccactccccaaggggagccccgccgcccggcaccctgtctgtgcagcgctgctgctcccggggcaacggagtgAGCAGCGGCGCatggagagtggcgggaggggccaccgcttgtcacccccaagcgccaccgctcgctccgtcaccccgggagcagcagcgcgcAGCatgacgacggagtgcgcctgcgcgacatttcgtgcaggcgcactccttCGTGACGTCACACTGTGATGTCATGACGCCCGTTTCCTttcaccgccccgggtagcgcggagccttcctccgccactgaaccagacacaaatctggagtggagcccCTAAGGTGGTCaggtggtgccttgtacacctccttctggcaacctcttcccagtacgtttccgagcacaatacaaagtgttggtgctgaccctgaAATCTCTAactggcctcggtcctgtatccctgaaggagcgtctccacccccatcgttcagcccagacaccggggtccagtgccgagggccttctggtggttccctcactgcaagaagtgaagttacagggaaccaggcagagggccttctcagtagtggcacccgccctgtggaatgccctcccatcagcagCTATATGACTTTCGGAagacatccctgtttagggaagattttaatgtttgatgtatttattgtgtttttaatatcttaataataaattaggaggaggaggaggaggagtgtcctGCTCTCACAATGTCTGACTAGATGgcccaatgggaaacccataaATAAGGGTATAaataagatattattattattatttgtgaagGTGATGCCAAATGTCCCCCtcggctctgctttcctttcgacCCCATCTGTGccccctggggaggtcacttagtgctgcaaacacagcaaaaacagtgTGGTGGCCCTGGAAAGTGTTGTGTGATCCACAGACATGGTTATGATAGGTAGGGAGAAGAGAGACACACGGGCTTTACAAATATTCCTTTCTCAGTTTAGCTGGTGAGTCATCCAAAAAACGTCCTCCTTGCTAAGCCAAGGACCTCTGGGGTATTCCCCGACTTTTGCAGCAACTTCCAAATATGGTTTCCAACACAACTCCTTAATGGTTTTAAAGCTGAACGTCGGAAGATTGAGGTCcgataaagaaattccttcctgcagcacatagttaaactacggatctccctgcctcaggaggcagtgatgcccaccagtctgtaaaagaggattaggccaATTCCAGGAGGACTATTGAAGGCTGGCACCCTTAATGGAAATGCTCTTTCTCTgtggtcagagggagggagggaggcatctGAATGCCAGTCGCTGGAAACTGCGGGAGGGGAGATTTGCTCTTGTGCTGGGATCCTggttgcgggtttcccacaggaacctggttggccactgtgggaacaggatgctggactaggtaagccactggcctgatccagaaggctctttctaccttcttatgttcttatagcctccttcatggctaatagccattggcTGTcctattctccatgaatttgtccagtcctctttttgttgtcattcagtcgtgtccggctcttcgtgaccccatggaccagagcacgccaggcactcctgtcttccactgcctcccgcagcttggccaaactcatgccagtcacttcgagaacactgacccaccatctcatcctctgtcatcctcttctccttgtgccctccatctttcccaacatcagggtcttttccagagagtcttctcttctcatgaggtggccaaagtactggagcctcagcttcaggatctgtccttccagtgagcactcagggctgatttccttcagaatggataggtttgatcttcttgcagtccatgggactctcaagagtctcctccagcaccagaattcctcttttaaaaccacgcAAAACCATTGGACTCCATGGAGCTGTGAGGAAaggagacagggcctttttgttGGTGGTCCTCCACCTTTCGGACTCGCTAAGGAGAGCAACAGGCCCGTGCCTTGTTTTGCAACAACAGGCCTCCCCTTGTTCCTTTGTTACGAAACAAACTGCCTGAGTCACGAGTATCTATGGGGGTGGTTGTGCCGGTTTTTGTTATTCTGTGAAGAGCCTGAGaagctgctgctggatcaggccaatgacccatcatcctgttctcaaagtggatGACCAGATGCCTTCATTTTGTGGTGGTGACTCAGTGCCCCACTTCCTCAAGTTCCTCCTAATTAGCTTTCTCAACCTGGTGCGGATCCCATCTGCCCTGCCCTGGATGCCAGGAGATTCAGGGAAGGCTGCCCCAGAACTAGGCCTTATCTAGGGCATTCTGGCAGAGCAACACGGGGGTGCCAGGAGGCGGGTGCCCCAATCACCTCCGTGCAAGCTTTATCTCCAGCTACTTATTTGTAAAAGCATTTATGCAACACCATATCAGAAGCCAGCAGGGGTTACTCTTTATGCTGCCTGGCCAAGTGGGAATACTCGGGAGGGATAaaagaaagaatcatagaatcctagagttggaaaagaccccaagggccatccagtccaaccccctgccaagcaggaaacaccatcaaagcattcctgacagatggctgtcaagcctcctcttaaagacctccaaagaaggagactccaccacactccttggcagcaaattccactgttgaacagctctcactgtcaggaagttcttcctaatgtttaggtggaatcttctttcttgtagtttgaatccattgctccgtgtccgcttctctggagcagcagaaaacaacctttcaccctcctctagatgacatcctttgatatgtttgaacatggctatcatatccccccttaaccttctcttctccaggctaaacatacccagctccctaagccgttcctcataaggcatcgtttccaggccttggaccattttggttgccctcttctggacacgttcca is from Lacerta agilis isolate rLacAgi1 chromosome 10, rLacAgi1.pri, whole genome shotgun sequence and encodes:
- the LEP gene encoding leptin, which codes for MRCPNISLCGLIWVWLPLFHGRPVKIDKVVADTKSLTKTIMARIQEHQFPPVNLKINGFDFIPGQLPAESLESIDETLQIFHQVLSSLPLEAPVAQISNDVENLRSLLQMLGSHLGCLLRRPSAADNLGNLTELMTVSPYTTAVVTLDRLHKCLESIAKYLDHVQNC